A window of Shewanella mesophila contains these coding sequences:
- a CDS encoding ABC transporter permease produces MKHVYFTAFKSILIKEITRFTRIWVQTLVPPAISMTLYFLIFGNLVGKRIGEMGGVTYMEFIAPGLIMMSVITASYSNVASSFFSAKFQRNLEELIVAPVPHYVMIAGYVGGGVARGLCVGTIVTLVAMFFVDISLHHAGLVALTVLLTAILFALGGLINAVFAKSYDDISIVPTFVLTPLTYLGGVFYSLSLLPEFWQGVSQLNPVVYMINVFRYGFLGYADISIPLSIAIMVGFCSALWAVAYYLISRGIGLRT; encoded by the coding sequence ATGAAGCATGTCTATTTCACCGCATTTAAGAGTATCTTGATCAAAGAGATCACCCGTTTTACCCGTATTTGGGTGCAAACCTTAGTACCGCCCGCGATCTCTATGACCTTGTATTTTCTCATTTTTGGTAACTTAGTCGGTAAGCGCATCGGTGAGATGGGCGGCGTTACCTATATGGAGTTTATTGCCCCGGGTCTTATCATGATGTCGGTGATCACCGCATCCTATTCTAACGTTGCTTCCTCGTTTTTTAGTGCTAAGTTTCAGCGTAACCTCGAAGAGTTGATTGTTGCGCCTGTGCCTCACTATGTGATGATTGCTGGCTATGTTGGGGGCGGAGTGGCTCGCGGTTTGTGTGTCGGCACCATAGTTACCTTAGTGGCGATGTTCTTTGTCGATATTAGCTTGCACCATGCGGGGCTTGTGGCGCTTACCGTGCTACTTACCGCGATTTTGTTTGCCCTTGGTGGACTGATTAATGCGGTATTTGCTAAGAGCTATGATGATATCAGCATAGTGCCCACCTTTGTGTTAACGCCACTGACCTATCTGGGCGGGGTGTTCTATTCGCTGAGCCTGTTGCCTGAGTTTTGGCAAGGGGTGTCGCAGCTTAACCCTGTGGTCTATATGATTAACGTATTTCGCTATGGTTTCTTAGGCTACGCCGATATCAGCATTCCGTTATCGATAGCCATTATGGTGGGCTTTTGCAGCGCGCTATGGGCGGTTGCGTATTACCTGATCAGCCGAGGTATAGGCCTGCGCACCTAG
- a CDS encoding L-lactate permease gives MTLLQLLASLTPVISVMLFLVLLKMPASRAMPISMVMTGLAAVFIWQMDTTILSASVVEGLLSALTPLTIIFGAVFLLNTLKYSGAMDTIRAGFTNISGDARVQVVIICWLFGSFIEGSAGFGTPAAIGAPLLVLLGVPPIAAAVVALIADSTSVSFGAIGLPVLFGMEQGLMSGGVSMAADQIAEHGGHFSDYAQFIAMHMITIDLIIGTLIPLVLVSVLTGFFGRNKSFKEGLAIWKFALFAGLAFTVPAWLINFFAGPEFPSVIGALVGMALVIPVARKGYLLPAKPWNDFAENDNQEQNKIETKAHFSQVAAWTPYIIMAALLVLSRTVAPLKSWLTSFNISWTGLLGTELKAGFATLYAPGAFFVLVCILGFFLFKMKSPAIKESFTVSCKSMLPTIISLGASVPMVKIFLNSGANESGLASMPVALADMLAGSMGAVWAWMSPIVGIFGAFLSGSATFSNMMFSGLQYSVADNIGMNHAVVLALQGIGANAGNMMCVMNVVAAATVVGMAGRESEIIRKTMPIALGYALVAGTIATVWGGF, from the coding sequence ATGACCCTACTTCAACTGCTCGCCAGTTTAACGCCAGTAATCAGCGTTATGCTATTTTTGGTACTATTAAAAATGCCAGCATCGCGCGCCATGCCGATCTCTATGGTAATGACAGGCTTAGCCGCCGTCTTTATCTGGCAGATGGACACCACGATACTTAGTGCATCTGTGGTCGAAGGACTACTTTCAGCCCTAACGCCGTTAACAATCATCTTCGGTGCAGTGTTCCTGCTCAACACCCTTAAATACTCCGGCGCTATGGACACCATTCGTGCTGGATTTACCAATATCAGCGGTGACGCTCGCGTACAAGTAGTTATCATCTGTTGGTTATTTGGCTCGTTCATCGAGGGGTCCGCCGGTTTTGGTACGCCTGCAGCAATCGGTGCACCACTGCTAGTACTGCTCGGTGTGCCGCCCATTGCTGCCGCCGTAGTCGCTTTGATAGCCGACTCTACCAGCGTATCGTTCGGCGCAATTGGCCTACCTGTATTATTCGGTATGGAGCAGGGCTTAATGTCTGGCGGTGTGAGTATGGCTGCAGACCAGATTGCCGAACATGGCGGTCATTTCTCTGACTATGCTCAGTTTATCGCAATGCACATGATCACTATCGATTTGATCATAGGCACCTTGATCCCATTAGTGTTGGTTTCTGTCCTGACAGGCTTCTTCGGTCGCAACAAGTCATTTAAGGAAGGCCTAGCCATATGGAAGTTTGCCCTCTTTGCAGGTTTAGCATTTACTGTTCCAGCTTGGTTAATCAACTTCTTCGCAGGCCCAGAGTTCCCATCAGTTATCGGTGCACTCGTCGGTATGGCCTTAGTTATTCCTGTTGCTCGTAAAGGCTATTTACTACCAGCAAAACCATGGAATGATTTTGCCGAAAACGACAACCAAGAGCAAAACAAAATAGAGACTAAAGCTCATTTTTCTCAAGTTGCTGCATGGACGCCATATATCATAATGGCGGCACTACTAGTGCTTTCTCGCACCGTAGCCCCACTAAAATCTTGGTTAACTAGCTTCAACATCAGCTGGACAGGTTTACTCGGCACAGAACTTAAAGCTGGCTTCGCCACGCTTTATGCGCCAGGCGCCTTCTTCGTTCTTGTCTGTATCCTTGGTTTCTTCCTGTTTAAGATGAAATCCCCAGCAATCAAAGAGTCTTTCACCGTCTCTTGCAAGTCAATGCTACCAACGATTATCTCTCTAGGCGCTTCGGTTCCTATGGTGAAGATCTTCCTAAACTCAGGCGCAAACGAATCAGGTTTAGCCTCTATGCCTGTGGCACTAGCCGATATGCTAGCTGGCTCTATGGGCGCAGTATGGGCTTGGATGTCACCGATAGTGGGTATCTTCGGTGCATTCCTATCTGGCTCCGCAACCTTCTCCAACATGATGTTCTCTGGTCTACAATATAGCGTAGCCGACAACATTGGCATGAACCACGCGGTCGTTCTCGCGCTTCAAGGCATAGGTGCTAACGCGGGTAACATGATGTGTGTGATGAACGTGGTCGCTGCTGCAACCGTTGTTGGTATGGCAGGTAGAGAATCTGAAATCATTCGTAAAACCATGCCTATTGCGCTTGGTTATGCCTTAGTCGCCGGTACGATTGCGACCGTGTGGGGCGGTTTCTAA
- a CDS encoding FAD-binding and (Fe-S)-binding domain-containing protein → MSINYSAVVADLRAKLGQDAVTDDAVRRFAWSTDASYFRIVPEVVVHAETLEQAKQTLEVARAHQAPITFRAAGTSLSGQAIGEGILLILGHDGFRKITISEDKQKISLGAAVIGSDANLALKPFSKKIGPDPATLASAMVGGIVANNASGMCCGTAQNSYQTISSAKLLFADGTELDTGCEKSKAAFAASHKDLLNELTELSQLTRNNEVLANRIRKKFSIKNTTGYSINALVDFADPFDLINHLIVGSEGTLAFVEEVTYDTVEEAKFKASAMAVFYNMVDAASAIPPIKCDSVAAAELLDWASIKSVTGKKGMPEWLSELPEGAAILLIESRANDEETLNRYTQDVIAKLAHLETERPITFSNDPEVYSKYWAMRSGLFPIIGGERPKGTSVIIEDVAFELQHLANAASDLTALFHKHGYPEGVIYGHALAGNFHFIITPTFASQEDINRFHAFMQDVAEMVIDKYDGSMKAEHGTGRAVAPFVEMEWGADAYTLMKRIKHIFDPQGLLNPGVILNNDANVHVKNIKPCPVVDDYVDKCIECGFCEKTCPTSALNFTPRQRIATLREIARLEASGDKQAAEEMRAAAKYDVVDTCAACQLCTIACPVDNSMGNLVRKLRTPYITTTEQKVLDFQAKHFGAVNQVISTGFNILNIIHKVTGDSVTNGLMNVGRMVSKEVPYWNPDFAKGANLPTPSPINPDKETVVYFPACGGRTFGPTPLDPDNRTLPDVVVTLLERAGYNVVTPDNTRHLCCGQMWESKGDFKNADAKRDELIDALSALSENGKVPVVVDALSCTYRTLTGNPKVEITDLVEFMHDKILPKLTFTKKVNIALHFGCSARKMKLEPKMQALADACSAGVKLPEGIECCGYAGEKGLYKPEMNASALRNIKKLIPVDIKEGYYANRMCEVGLSHHSGISYRHLAYLLEECSR, encoded by the coding sequence ATGTCGATTAACTATTCAGCTGTTGTCGCAGATTTAAGAGCAAAACTAGGCCAAGATGCGGTCACCGATGATGCGGTGCGCCGTTTTGCCTGGTCAACCGATGCCAGTTATTTCCGTATTGTTCCTGAAGTGGTCGTACACGCAGAAACACTAGAGCAAGCTAAGCAAACTCTCGAGGTTGCGCGTGCTCATCAGGCTCCTATTACCTTCCGCGCCGCAGGTACCAGTTTATCGGGTCAGGCGATCGGTGAAGGTATTTTGTTGATCTTAGGCCATGATGGTTTTAGAAAAATTACTATCAGCGAAGATAAACAAAAGATCTCATTGGGGGCGGCCGTTATCGGTAGCGATGCTAACTTGGCGCTGAAGCCATTTAGTAAAAAAATCGGTCCCGACCCAGCAACCTTAGCCTCGGCGATGGTCGGCGGTATCGTAGCCAATAACGCTTCGGGTATGTGTTGTGGTACGGCGCAAAACAGCTATCAAACCATCTCATCAGCCAAACTACTGTTTGCCGATGGCACCGAGCTTGATACTGGTTGTGAGAAATCAAAAGCAGCCTTTGCTGCCAGCCATAAAGACCTACTTAACGAGTTGACCGAATTAAGCCAATTGACTCGTAATAACGAAGTGTTAGCTAACCGTATTCGTAAAAAGTTCTCAATAAAAAATACCACAGGCTACAGCATTAACGCCTTGGTTGATTTCGCCGATCCATTCGATTTAATCAACCACTTAATCGTGGGATCAGAAGGTACCCTTGCATTCGTAGAGGAAGTGACCTACGACACAGTTGAAGAAGCTAAGTTTAAAGCGTCTGCCATGGCGGTATTTTACAACATGGTCGATGCGGCAAGTGCGATTCCGCCGATTAAGTGCGACAGTGTTGCAGCAGCTGAGCTACTGGACTGGGCGTCCATTAAGTCAGTTACTGGCAAGAAAGGGATGCCAGAGTGGTTAAGCGAACTCCCTGAAGGCGCAGCAATTCTACTGATTGAATCCCGTGCTAACGATGAAGAAACCCTCAACCGTTACACTCAAGATGTGATCGCTAAGCTCGCCCATCTAGAAACTGAGCGCCCAATCACCTTCAGTAACGACCCTGAGGTTTATAGCAAATACTGGGCAATGCGTTCAGGTTTGTTCCCCATCATTGGTGGTGAACGTCCAAAAGGGACTTCGGTTATTATCGAAGATGTCGCGTTTGAGCTACAACATTTAGCCAACGCAGCGAGCGATCTAACCGCACTATTCCATAAACATGGTTACCCTGAAGGGGTGATCTATGGTCATGCGCTAGCGGGTAACTTCCACTTTATTATTACCCCAACCTTCGCCTCGCAAGAAGATATCAACCGTTTCCACGCCTTCATGCAAGACGTGGCCGAGATGGTTATCGACAAGTATGATGGTTCAATGAAGGCTGAGCATGGTACTGGCCGTGCGGTAGCGCCATTTGTCGAGATGGAATGGGGTGCTGACGCTTATACCTTAATGAAGCGCATCAAGCATATCTTCGATCCGCAAGGGCTACTTAACCCAGGCGTGATACTTAACAACGACGCCAATGTGCACGTGAAGAATATCAAGCCTTGTCCTGTGGTCGATGACTATGTCGATAAGTGTATCGAGTGTGGTTTCTGCGAAAAAACCTGTCCAACCTCGGCGCTTAACTTCACGCCGCGTCAGCGTATTGCGACCTTACGTGAAATTGCTCGTCTCGAAGCCTCGGGTGATAAGCAAGCGGCAGAAGAGATGCGCGCAGCCGCCAAGTATGATGTCGTTGATACCTGCGCCGCCTGTCAGCTATGTACCATTGCCTGCCCAGTTGACAACAGCATGGGTAATCTGGTGCGTAAGCTACGTACCCCTTATATCACCACCACTGAGCAGAAAGTACTGGATTTCCAAGCCAAACATTTTGGCGCGGTAAACCAAGTGATCAGCACAGGTTTCAACATACTCAACATCATTCATAAAGTGACCGGTGACAGCGTGACTAACGGGCTGATGAACGTTGGTCGTATGGTGTCTAAAGAGGTACCTTATTGGAACCCTGACTTTGCTAAGGGTGCTAACCTGCCTACCCCTTCGCCAATCAACCCAGACAAGGAAACCGTGGTCTACTTCCCAGCATGTGGCGGTCGAACTTTCGGGCCAACACCGCTAGATCCAGACAATCGCACCCTACCAGATGTCGTGGTGACGCTACTTGAACGCGCAGGCTACAACGTCGTGACGCCAGATAATACTCGTCACCTATGCTGCGGCCAGATGTGGGAATCAAAAGGTGACTTTAAAAACGCCGATGCTAAACGCGATGAGCTAATCGATGCTCTAAGCGCACTGAGCGAAAACGGCAAAGTCCCGGTAGTGGTCGATGCACTATCTTGTACATACCGCACACTAACAGGTAACCCTAAGGTTGAGATCACCGACTTAGTCGAGTTTATGCACGACAAGATTTTGCCTAAGCTGACCTTCACCAAGAAGGTCAACATCGCGCTGCACTTTGGTTGTAGTGCGCGTAAAATGAAGCTTGAGCCTAAGATGCAAGCGTTAGCCGACGCCTGTAGTGCTGGCGTTAAGCTACCTGAAGGTATCGAGTGTTGTGGTTATGCTGGCGAGAAAGGCTTGTACAAGCCAGAGATGAACGCTAGTGCCCTGCGCAACATTAAGAAACTGATCCCTGTCGATATCAAAGAGGGCTATTACGCTAACCGTATGTGTGAAGTGGGTCTGTCACATCACAGCGGTATCTCTTATCGTCACTTGGCTTATCTTCTAGAAGAATGTAGCCGTTAG
- the folK gene encoding 2-amino-4-hydroxy-6-hydroxymethyldihydropteridine diphosphokinase gives MTQVYIALGANLESPRQQLDEAVIALSALAEDAEVQVSPYYRSAPMGDVEQPDYINAVACLTTQLAPIELLDALQTIELQQGRVRNVRWGARTLDLDLLLYGDEQLSLPRLTVPHYGMKQRSFVLVPLSDLAPQLILPCGTPISALIDDNLRAEVQQLGADH, from the coding sequence ATGACCCAGGTTTATATCGCATTGGGGGCCAATCTTGAGTCCCCAAGACAACAGCTCGATGAAGCGGTTATCGCACTAAGTGCGCTCGCAGAAGATGCCGAAGTGCAAGTGTCTCCCTACTATCGTAGCGCGCCTATGGGGGATGTTGAGCAGCCCGACTATATCAATGCCGTTGCTTGCCTTACCACCCAATTAGCCCCGATTGAACTGCTCGACGCCTTGCAAACTATCGAGCTACAACAGGGACGAGTGCGCAATGTTCGCTGGGGGGCTAGAACCCTAGATCTCGATCTGCTGCTGTATGGCGATGAGCAACTCTCATTACCGCGATTAACTGTGCCTCACTATGGAATGAAACAACGTAGTTTCGTATTGGTGCCCCTAAGCGACTTAGCACCACAACTGATATTGCCTTGCGGTACGCCAATTAGCGCATTAATCGATGACAATCTCCGAGCCGAAGTGCAACAACTCGGCGCAGATCATTGA
- the gluQRS gene encoding tRNA glutamyl-Q(34) synthetase GluQRS, producing MHSKAYIGRFAPSPSGPLHFGSLIAALGSYLRARALQGKWLVRIEDIDPPREVAGASQGILSTLEAYGLHWDDSVLFQSSRLADYEAQLQQLLSQDKAYYCQCTRKQIQAMGHSYDGRCGRLTPALNAGAIRIRNTQPIAQFTDQLMGKIRVEEDFASEDFIIKRRDGLYAYQLAVVMDDGDQGITEVVRGCDLLTSSARQTTLFNLFEYHTPNWLHLPLACAEPGRKLSKQNHAPAIDNRAPQQSIQAALRFLGQPSVDIDTPEIMLAQAVTQFNLDAIPKQQQIIL from the coding sequence CTCGCCTTCGGGTCCTCTCCATTTTGGATCATTGATTGCTGCCCTAGGCAGTTATTTACGTGCCCGCGCGCTGCAGGGTAAGTGGTTAGTACGCATCGAAGATATCGACCCACCCCGAGAGGTTGCTGGTGCAAGCCAAGGGATCTTATCAACCTTAGAGGCTTATGGCCTGCATTGGGACGATAGCGTGCTATTTCAGAGCTCGCGTTTGGCCGATTACGAGGCTCAGCTACAGCAACTGCTTAGCCAAGATAAGGCGTACTATTGTCAATGTACCCGCAAGCAGATCCAAGCAATGGGACACAGTTACGATGGCCGATGTGGTCGGCTAACACCCGCCTTAAATGCTGGCGCAATACGTATCCGTAACACACAACCAATAGCTCAATTTACCGATCAGCTAATGGGGAAGATTAGGGTTGAGGAGGATTTTGCCAGCGAAGACTTTATTATCAAACGCCGTGATGGTCTTTATGCTTATCAATTAGCGGTCGTCATGGATGACGGAGATCAAGGGATCACCGAAGTGGTGCGCGGCTGCGATCTGCTCACATCCAGCGCCCGCCAAACGACCCTGTTTAACCTCTTTGAATATCACACACCAAATTGGCTTCATCTGCCACTAGCCTGCGCCGAACCGGGACGTAAACTGTCCAAACAAAACCATGCTCCAGCGATCGATAACCGTGCGCCACAGCAAAGCATTCAGGCAGCGCTTCGCTTCTTAGGTCAACCCAGTGTCGATATCGACACTCCAGAGATCATGCTCGCTCAAGCGGTTACGCAGTTTAATTTAGACGCGATTCCTAAGCAGCAACAGATTATACTGTAA
- a CDS encoding DUF4124 domain-containing protein, whose amino-acid sequence MGKLLLTLTFMMLSMGAHANSIYKCIKGDKIVFSQSSCPKEFRQHEIQYQLGITTETDTDKKRQSVDPLQALLTKNTISKEKLLLLIGSEIYRLKQENSYYEILRASEKQKLDRKRYWQKQAKDDPEFITKIDEMNAHFDNLIQINLEAIDVLKQHQAKIQAESTEDEKPSPASEAKQ is encoded by the coding sequence ATGGGAAAACTGCTCCTGACCCTCACTTTCATGATGCTATCTATGGGTGCCCATGCTAATAGTATTTATAAGTGTATAAAAGGAGACAAAATTGTCTTCAGCCAGTCATCTTGCCCTAAAGAGTTTCGCCAACATGAAATTCAGTATCAACTTGGGATCACCACTGAAACCGACACAGATAAAAAGCGCCAATCGGTCGACCCACTGCAAGCTCTGCTCACTAAAAACACCATCTCGAAAGAGAAACTATTGCTACTTATCGGTAGTGAGATCTATCGTCTCAAGCAGGAAAACAGCTATTACGAGATCTTACGCGCCAGTGAAAAACAGAAGCTTGATCGCAAGCGTTATTGGCAGAAGCAGGCTAAAGACGATCCTGAATTCATAACCAAAATCGATGAGATGAATGCCCATTTCGATAATTTGATTCAGATTAACCTTGAAGCGATAGACGTACTAAAACAGCATCAAGCTAAGATCCAAGCCGAATCGACCGAAGATGAAAAGCCGAGTCCCGCCTCAGAAGCTAAGCAGTAA
- the pcnB gene encoding polynucleotide adenylyltransferase PcnB has translation MFRRISQFCKQLFDDNQNTTETTQAGLSLEIVARKNHAISRKQISENAIKVLYRLHKAGFKAYLVGGGVRDILLGLEPKDFDVVTNATPEEIKRLFRNCRLVGRRFRLAHIVFGRDVIEVATLRGHHVDNEEKISKVNAEGRLLRDNVYGTIDEDAERRDFTVNALYYDISDFSIHSYGGGLQDLESRTLRLIGDPQKRYREDPVRMLRAVRFATKLGMDIDKGAADPIYELAPLLKDIPAARMYEEVLKLFFNGQAQNNYTMMREYGLFEPLFPLVENVLVEDPHGPATKMNNAIMRNTDQRVLADKTVTPAFFYAAMLWYPLSQRADDIAVESGLSTYDAFYAAMGDVMEQQCRSISIPRRFSTPAKDIWQLQLRFDRNQGTRAFKFIEHPKFRAAYDLLLLRAEAEGGNLTKSAAWWKSFVEGSEEQRSVIARSTAKGNRNRNNNRRRRSPKKTTKPEE, from the coding sequence ATTTTTCGCCGTATTAGTCAATTCTGTAAGCAGCTTTTTGACGACAATCAAAACACAACAGAAACCACACAAGCGGGACTAAGCTTGGAGATCGTTGCAAGAAAAAATCATGCAATTTCTCGTAAGCAGATTAGCGAAAACGCTATAAAGGTACTCTACCGACTGCATAAAGCAGGCTTTAAAGCCTATCTTGTCGGTGGTGGGGTGCGTGACATTTTACTGGGCCTCGAACCTAAAGATTTCGACGTTGTCACCAATGCGACGCCTGAAGAGATCAAAAGATTATTTCGAAACTGTCGCCTAGTCGGTCGTCGATTCCGTCTGGCCCATATTGTCTTTGGCCGTGATGTTATCGAAGTTGCGACCCTACGTGGCCACCATGTCGACAATGAAGAGAAGATCTCCAAGGTCAATGCAGAAGGTCGACTACTGCGTGACAACGTGTACGGCACCATAGATGAAGATGCTGAGCGCCGCGACTTTACCGTTAATGCTCTCTATTACGATATCAGTGACTTTTCGATACACAGTTATGGTGGCGGATTACAAGATTTAGAATCTCGCACCCTTCGCCTGATTGGTGATCCGCAAAAGCGCTACCGTGAAGATCCGGTTCGTATGCTCAGAGCCGTGCGTTTTGCCACTAAGCTAGGGATGGACATAGATAAAGGTGCTGCCGACCCTATCTATGAACTCGCGCCACTGCTTAAAGATATTCCAGCCGCTCGCATGTATGAAGAGGTGTTGAAACTCTTCTTTAACGGTCAAGCGCAGAATAACTACACTATGATGCGTGAATATGGCTTATTTGAGCCGTTATTCCCATTAGTTGAAAATGTCTTAGTAGAAGATCCTCATGGGCCTGCCACTAAGATGAACAACGCCATCATGCGTAACACAGATCAACGGGTACTGGCCGATAAAACGGTCACCCCAGCATTCTTCTATGCGGCTATGTTATGGTATCCACTGAGTCAACGCGCCGATGATATAGCAGTAGAAAGCGGCCTAAGTACCTATGATGCATTCTATGCCGCTATGGGTGATGTGATGGAGCAGCAATGTCGCTCAATCAGTATTCCCCGTAGGTTCAGTACACCAGCAAAAGATATTTGGCAGTTACAGTTACGTTTCGACCGTAATCAAGGCACTCGCGCATTTAAGTTCATTGAGCATCCCAAATTCCGTGCTGCCTACGATCTTCTGTTACTTCGCGCCGAAGCTGAGGGTGGCAATTTAACCAAGTCGGCGGCATGGTGGAAGAGTTTCGTCGAGGGCAGCGAAGAGCAGCGCAGTGTGATCGCACGAAGCACAGCCAAAGGCAATCGCAACCGTAATAACAATCGTCGCCGCCGCTCACCGAAAAAAACCACTAAACCAGAAGAATAA
- the panC gene encoding pantoate--beta-alanine ligase produces MFTTQDIAQLREQVRLWKRQGETVAFVPTMGNLHLGHITLVKEAAKHADHVVVSIFVNPMQFGANEDLDAYPRTLDADKAALVDAGVELLFTPTPEIIYPKGMDKQTFVEVPKISDELCGASRPGHFRGVATIVCKLFNIVQPDIALFGNKDFQQLMVIKTMVEDLSLPIEVIGVDTIREQTGLAMSSRNGYLSAAQKLQAATLKQTMDEMADAIRRGEAIPNVVQASEAKLMQAGFKPDYLAVRNANNLHEVIEQDSALVILAAAYMGTTRLIDNLTFQR; encoded by the coding sequence ATGTTTACCACTCAAGATATCGCTCAACTCCGAGAACAAGTGCGCCTTTGGAAACGCCAAGGTGAGACAGTAGCATTTGTACCAACCATGGGGAATCTGCACCTAGGCCATATTACCTTGGTAAAGGAAGCCGCTAAGCACGCAGACCATGTCGTGGTCTCTATCTTCGTTAACCCTATGCAGTTTGGTGCAAATGAAGATCTCGATGCCTATCCTCGCACCTTAGATGCAGACAAGGCGGCGTTAGTAGACGCTGGTGTAGAACTGCTATTCACCCCAACACCAGAGATCATTTACCCCAAAGGTATGGATAAGCAGACTTTCGTCGAAGTCCCGAAGATCTCAGATGAACTCTGTGGTGCTAGCCGTCCAGGTCATTTTCGTGGCGTGGCAACCATAGTCTGTAAGCTATTTAATATTGTTCAACCCGATATCGCCCTGTTTGGTAACAAAGATTTTCAGCAGCTAATGGTGATTAAAACCATGGTAGAGGATCTATCACTACCGATAGAGGTAATTGGTGTAGATACCATACGTGAGCAAACAGGTTTAGCCATGAGTTCACGCAATGGTTACTTAAGTGCAGCACAAAAGCTGCAGGCAGCCACACTTAAACAAACCATGGATGAAATGGCTGACGCGATTCGCCGCGGTGAAGCTATCCCTAATGTAGTGCAAGCTTCAGAAGCTAAATTGATGCAGGCGGGTTTTAAACCCGATTATCTGGCGGTACGTAACGCCAATAATCTCCATGAAGTCATCGAGCAAGATAGTGCCCTAGTGATCTTGGCGGCTGCCTATATGGGGACAACACGCTTGATTGATAACCTGACATTCCAGCGCTAG
- the panB gene encoding 3-methyl-2-oxobutanoate hydroxymethyltransferase, with the protein MSKITSSTLLKFKQEGKKFTSITAYDASFAGAFDSEGIDVLLVGDSLGMVLQGHDDTLPVTIEDIAYHTRCVRRGIKRALLIADMPFMSYATPEQAMTNATVLMQAGANMVKIEGGHWLLETVTKLTERGIPVCAHLGLTPQSVHVFGGFKVQGRDADNAQRILDEAKALEAAGAQLLVVECIPAALAKTIAEALTIPVIGIGAGADTDGQILVMHDVLGISSGYIPRFSKNYLAQTGEIRSAIRAYIEEVANGTFPSSEHTFN; encoded by the coding sequence ATGTCTAAGATAACTAGCTCTACCCTGCTCAAATTTAAGCAGGAAGGAAAAAAGTTCACTTCAATCACCGCCTATGATGCCAGTTTTGCTGGTGCATTCGACAGTGAAGGAATCGATGTCCTGCTTGTTGGTGACTCATTAGGGATGGTACTTCAAGGCCATGATGACACCTTACCTGTCACCATTGAAGATATCGCCTATCACACACGCTGTGTGCGCCGTGGTATCAAACGTGCCTTACTGATAGCCGATATGCCCTTCATGAGCTACGCCACGCCTGAGCAGGCGATGACCAATGCCACGGTCTTGATGCAAGCTGGCGCTAATATGGTTAAGATCGAAGGTGGCCATTGGCTACTTGAAACCGTAACTAAACTCACCGAACGCGGCATTCCCGTCTGTGCTCATTTAGGCCTGACTCCACAGTCTGTTCATGTGTTTGGTGGTTTTAAAGTCCAAGGACGTGACGCTGATAATGCACAGCGGATCTTAGATGAAGCCAAAGCCCTCGAGGCTGCTGGCGCGCAGTTATTAGTGGTAGAGTGCATCCCGGCGGCGCTCGCTAAGACCATCGCAGAAGCGCTAACCATCCCCGTTATTGGTATTGGCGCTGGTGCCGATACCGATGGTCAGATCTTGGTCATGCATGATGTACTGGGCATTTCTAGTGGCTATATTCCTCGCTTTTCAAAGAACTATTTAGCCCAAACGGGCGAAATTCGTAGCGCCATTCGCGCTTATATTGAAGAGGTGGCAAACGGCACCTTTCCTAGCAGCGAACATACGTTTAACTAA
- a CDS encoding DUF4144 domain-containing protein encodes MLQWPILIKHPQQPQLQLIEHLAQWQQETLHLSPQELQIIDSQGMSYHWRGSQFQLAAEQMTLATIIDWVRAHASLNGHCCTAKLGANSIAQVFDMMRYLEDI; translated from the coding sequence ATGCTACAGTGGCCGATACTCATCAAGCATCCACAACAACCCCAGTTACAACTGATTGAGCACTTAGCTCAATGGCAGCAAGAAACGCTTCACCTATCCCCACAAGAGTTGCAGATCATAGATAGCCAAGGCATGAGTTATCACTGGAGGGGATCGCAATTTCAGCTTGCAGCTGAGCAGATGACGCTAGCGACTATTATCGACTGGGTACGCGCCCATGCTAGCCTTAATGGCCACTGTTGTACGGCCAAACTTGGGGCTAACAGTATCGCCCAAGTGTTCGATATGATGCGGTATTTAGAGGATATCTAG